The Terriglobus tenax genome contains a region encoding:
- a CDS encoding DUF3857 domain-containing protein, producing the protein MVRAAYLGAAFLMGSGVGFAADQWISPTPDELKMTSFAKAPGAAAVILNYDELTEDSLHMESHYVRIKILNEEGRKYADMELFQNKGSDGWAYTVDDVQGRTIHPDGTIIPFTGKPYLKMIDKDKEHQHSAKVITLPDVTVGSIIEVRYKGRWDDYWYTLPRWYVQRELYVVKSHFVWKPTTRELHSSDGTSNSRISWTPVLPKGTDLKQTQLPGVNGNAGQLIFELNANDVASQVEEEYMPPVKSNAYRVLFYYLNYRTAEEFWQQEGKKWSKSVDKFSDPSSAVRAFTTETTTGATTQEEKLKKIYAAVMAMENTDFSRARTASEDKANGLKVVKSADDVIARKRGSGDELTELFLAMTRSAGMKSYGMEVVRRDDRMFMPGWLSFSQLDDMIAIVTVDGKEQFFDPGMKYVPYGHLDWKHTFASGIRQTDQGVKVDNAPGENYKYSQVQRVADLKLNEAGNATGSAIFTFLGAPAVRWRQRGARTDETELKRDLKDAVEAMLPNGMEAEVTRIEQQEEYEKPLKVTLKVNGPVGVVTSKRMILPGDIYESRTKAAFPHEKRELPVYFSYEVWERDAVRYVLPAGMKVESAPATAQDTILQSMMYDLKSDQVANTITIRRNLARNGLVYPISDYPTMRTFYNKLQAKDQENVVLQVAPATGTPTAAN; encoded by the coding sequence ATGGTTCGGGCCGCATATCTTGGAGCGGCATTTCTGATGGGGTCGGGGGTTGGGTTTGCGGCGGATCAGTGGATTTCGCCGACCCCGGATGAGTTGAAGATGACGAGCTTCGCGAAGGCTCCGGGCGCTGCGGCGGTGATCTTGAATTATGACGAGCTGACGGAAGACTCGCTGCACATGGAGAGCCACTACGTCCGCATCAAAATTCTGAATGAAGAAGGCCGGAAGTATGCGGATATGGAGCTGTTCCAGAACAAGGGGTCGGATGGCTGGGCGTATACGGTCGATGATGTGCAAGGGCGTACGATCCATCCGGACGGAACGATCATTCCGTTTACGGGTAAGCCGTACCTGAAGATGATCGATAAGGACAAGGAGCATCAGCATTCCGCGAAGGTGATCACGCTGCCCGATGTAACCGTGGGCAGCATCATCGAAGTGCGATACAAGGGACGCTGGGACGACTATTGGTACACGCTGCCGCGGTGGTATGTGCAGCGCGAGTTGTACGTTGTGAAGTCGCATTTCGTGTGGAAGCCTACGACGCGCGAACTGCATTCGAGCGACGGCACAAGCAACAGCCGGATTTCGTGGACCCCGGTTCTGCCGAAAGGAACGGATCTGAAACAGACGCAGTTGCCTGGTGTGAACGGCAATGCGGGCCAGTTGATCTTTGAGTTGAATGCAAACGATGTTGCCAGCCAGGTGGAGGAAGAGTATATGCCGCCGGTGAAAAGCAACGCGTACCGCGTCCTGTTCTATTACCTGAACTACAGAACAGCAGAGGAGTTCTGGCAGCAGGAAGGGAAGAAGTGGTCGAAGTCCGTGGATAAATTTTCCGACCCTTCCTCGGCGGTGCGTGCATTTACAACTGAGACGACTACGGGTGCGACCACGCAGGAAGAGAAGCTGAAGAAGATCTACGCAGCCGTGATGGCGATGGAGAACACAGACTTTTCTCGTGCGCGGACGGCATCGGAGGATAAGGCAAATGGGCTGAAGGTTGTGAAGTCGGCTGACGACGTGATTGCCCGTAAGCGTGGCAGTGGAGACGAATTGACGGAGCTCTTCCTGGCGATGACGCGGTCGGCGGGGATGAAGTCCTATGGCATGGAGGTCGTGCGTCGCGATGACCGCATGTTCATGCCTGGCTGGCTTTCATTCTCGCAGTTGGATGACATGATTGCGATTGTGACGGTGGATGGCAAGGAGCAGTTCTTTGATCCTGGCATGAAGTATGTTCCGTATGGCCATCTGGACTGGAAGCATACGTTTGCCAGCGGTATCCGGCAGACGGACCAGGGCGTGAAGGTGGACAACGCTCCGGGAGAGAACTACAAGTACTCGCAGGTGCAGCGCGTGGCAGACCTGAAGCTGAACGAGGCCGGAAACGCAACTGGAAGCGCCATCTTCACGTTCCTGGGAGCGCCGGCTGTCCGGTGGCGCCAGAGAGGAGCCCGGACCGACGAGACGGAGCTGAAGCGTGATCTGAAGGATGCGGTGGAGGCGATGTTGCCGAACGGCATGGAGGCCGAGGTCACCAGGATCGAGCAGCAGGAAGAGTACGAGAAACCGCTGAAGGTCACATTGAAGGTCAACGGTCCGGTGGGTGTTGTGACCTCCAAGCGCATGATTCTGCCCGGCGACATTTATGAGTCGCGTACCAAGGCGGCTTTTCCTCATGAGAAACGCGAGCTTCCGGTGTACTTCAGCTACGAGGTATGGGAGCGCGATGCGGTGCGTTACGTGCTGCCTGCGGGGATGAAGGTGGAGTCTGCTCCTGCTACGGCGCAGGATACGATTCTGCAGAGCATGATGTATGACCTGAAATCAGACCAGGTGGCGAACACGATCACTATCCGCCGCAACCTGGCTCGGAACGGGCTGGTCTATCCAATCAGCGACTATCCGACAATGCGGACGTTCTACAACAAGCTGCAGGCCAAGGACCAGGAGAACGTGGTGTTGCAGGTGGCGCCGGCAACAGGAACTCCAACAGCGGCGAACTAG
- a CDS encoding DUF3857 domain-containing transglutaminase family protein codes for MALLGFSAMAEKKPVLPDWLKEAAKQPVPSYPANTNAVVLLDETTYTVGADLHAVEHQRLAIKILRPQGRRYAQMGTYYDSLSKVRSLKIWSIGTDAHEYELKENEIGDVAAYDGFSLYSDNRYRGGKAPAGDPGAIVAMEYEQEARPYYTEYIWSVQREIPVLKERLKLELPPGVEYKEVWKGKKETTAVDLEKGKYLWEVSDEPPVDLRDVTMSPEWRGQRKRMSVHYYGPSIANATRGNWESIGEWYEVLAKGRNETTPEIAAKAQELVAGKTDFADKVQAISEYVQSQIRYVAIEIGIGGNQPHPAPLVFKNKYGDCKDKATLLSAMLAGIGIRSTWVMVDTDRGVVDLNAPSMAGNHMIAAIELPKGYESTRLSAIVTAASGKRFLIFDPTWEYTPFGQLEYNLQGGYGLLMDGKDSQAIAFPVLDPKVNTIHRTGEFKLAADGSLNGQMVESRFGDIADRHRRLFRTATEKEQREVIDRLLGHDLVSFSYDGLKVENAMELTKDLRVSYALKANSFAKPAGGLLMVRPRVLGTETLETDKRPRVYPIDLGAAREVKDEFEIELPEGYVADEIPDPVKLDMGWAAYESASRVEGNKLHYSRTYVVRQVELPADKYAEVQKLAGVIGYDEQSNVVLKKK; via the coding sequence GTGGCGCTTCTCGGCTTCTCCGCCATGGCGGAGAAGAAACCTGTGCTGCCTGACTGGTTGAAGGAAGCGGCGAAGCAACCGGTTCCCTCCTATCCTGCCAATACCAATGCCGTAGTCCTGCTGGATGAGACGACCTACACGGTCGGCGCAGATCTGCACGCAGTGGAGCATCAGCGGCTGGCGATCAAGATCCTGCGGCCTCAGGGACGCCGCTATGCGCAGATGGGGACGTATTACGACAGTCTGTCCAAGGTGCGGTCACTGAAGATCTGGAGCATCGGGACGGATGCTCATGAGTATGAGCTGAAAGAGAATGAGATTGGCGATGTTGCGGCCTATGACGGTTTCTCGCTTTACTCCGACAACCGCTATCGCGGGGGGAAAGCCCCTGCCGGCGATCCCGGTGCGATTGTGGCGATGGAGTATGAACAGGAAGCTCGCCCGTACTACACCGAATACATCTGGAGCGTGCAGCGCGAGATTCCCGTTTTGAAAGAACGGTTGAAGCTGGAACTGCCGCCAGGCGTGGAGTACAAAGAGGTCTGGAAGGGCAAGAAAGAGACGACCGCGGTTGACCTGGAGAAGGGTAAGTATCTGTGGGAGGTCAGCGATGAGCCACCTGTGGACCTGCGCGATGTAACGATGTCTCCTGAGTGGCGGGGCCAGCGGAAGCGGATGTCGGTCCATTACTACGGGCCTTCGATTGCGAATGCGACCAGGGGGAACTGGGAGAGCATCGGCGAGTGGTACGAGGTGCTGGCCAAGGGACGTAACGAGACGACACCTGAGATCGCTGCCAAGGCCCAGGAGTTGGTTGCTGGAAAAACGGATTTCGCCGATAAGGTTCAGGCGATTTCAGAGTATGTGCAAAGCCAGATACGGTATGTGGCCATTGAGATTGGCATTGGCGGAAACCAACCGCATCCGGCTCCGCTGGTCTTCAAGAATAAGTACGGAGACTGCAAAGACAAGGCAACGCTGCTTTCAGCCATGCTGGCTGGCATCGGAATTCGATCTACGTGGGTGATGGTGGATACGGATCGTGGAGTGGTTGACCTGAACGCGCCGTCGATGGCCGGTAACCACATGATTGCAGCCATCGAACTTCCGAAGGGATATGAATCCACAAGGCTGAGCGCTATCGTGACGGCGGCCAGCGGCAAGCGATTCCTGATCTTTGATCCAACGTGGGAGTACACCCCTTTTGGCCAGTTGGAGTACAACCTGCAAGGAGGCTACGGCCTCTTGATGGATGGCAAGGACAGCCAGGCGATTGCTTTCCCGGTGCTTGATCCGAAGGTGAACACAATTCACCGTACGGGCGAGTTCAAGCTGGCGGCGGATGGTTCGCTGAATGGGCAGATGGTGGAGAGCCGGTTTGGCGATATCGCCGATCGCCATCGCCGCTTGTTCCGCACGGCAACGGAGAAGGAACAGCGCGAGGTGATCGACCGTCTGCTGGGGCATGACCTGGTGAGCTTCAGCTATGACGGGTTGAAGGTGGAGAATGCGATGGAGCTGACAAAGGACCTGCGGGTGTCCTATGCGCTCAAGGCGAACTCCTTTGCGAAGCCTGCCGGTGGCCTGTTGATGGTGCGGCCGCGAGTGCTGGGGACGGAAACGCTGGAGACGGACAAGAGGCCGCGCGTGTATCCCATTGACCTGGGAGCGGCGCGCGAGGTGAAGGACGAGTTCGAGATCGAGCTGCCGGAGGGATATGTCGCCGACGAGATTCCCGATCCGGTGAAGCTTGATATGGGCTGGGCAGCGTATGAAAGTGCGAGCAGGGTGGAGGGTAACAAGCTCCACTACTCGCGGACGTATGTTGTGCGGCAAGTGGAATTACCGGCTGACAAGTATGCCGAAGTGCAAAAGCTGGCCGGTGTGATTGGATACGACGAGCAAAGCAACGTCGTACTGAAGAAGAAATAG